A section of the Pedobacter sp. HDW13 genome encodes:
- a CDS encoding S41 family peptidase, protein MKKIFILLSIFIKFTFGVAAQTIMMPPLDSYLGIYSSKKSSLKITISKNNTTLIAQATGQNAFPLEARAKDQFLYYKAGIELLFDATKGEMTVNQGGDISLFTKDNFTPETVIAQQPIIYQPEAMQADLNKFKNALIKTHPGLYTNQSPEKFEEMVDKLMLETSKPMQAADFYKVVLQMIANIHDDHTSVKAFNHLGDIIANQKWLPFQIYVKDERIFIVNNLSNLQIPEGSEILAIDGYLSNKILSETLKYFSSDGTSESPTLHKLGVSYFHLFGKLYPQIFGEKLSYNLSYRDYKSNKILTAQVEPVSEQNYMALKGKRYPLTIQSTDAFNFTLNKHGNHAILKIDRFFKDSFNEPKNTFPDYYKKCFKEISANKIKDLIIDLRDNSGGKAENAAYLLQYFINKPIIPAKEVTTLGNDNYFLKATGVKLELDEDFGLAKRMDGTFKVTKSDVALEKFDPIKEYHFNGRLVVLINGGTVSAAGTAAGLLKEYTNAILVGSETSGYAGISNGVQKISILGGHTETAITIPLLHGVYAINPSMQKRGAIPDYQVSNSVEDILGNRDAVLEFVFKNLLHINAK, encoded by the coding sequence ATGAAAAAAATCTTTATACTCTTATCAATCTTTATCAAATTTACCTTTGGCGTAGCGGCACAAACCATCATGATGCCACCCCTAGACAGCTACCTAGGCATTTACAGCAGTAAAAAATCGTCGCTCAAAATAACCATCAGCAAAAATAATACGACACTAATAGCCCAAGCAACCGGGCAGAACGCATTTCCATTGGAGGCCCGTGCCAAAGATCAGTTCTTGTATTATAAGGCTGGCATTGAGTTGTTATTTGATGCTACCAAAGGTGAAATGACAGTGAACCAGGGCGGCGACATATCTTTGTTTACCAAGGATAACTTTACACCTGAAACGGTAATTGCACAACAACCCATAATCTATCAGCCTGAAGCCATGCAGGCTGATCTCAATAAATTTAAAAATGCACTTATCAAAACACATCCAGGCCTTTATACAAATCAATCCCCGGAGAAATTTGAAGAAATGGTAGACAAATTGATGTTGGAAACTTCCAAACCTATGCAGGCTGCAGATTTTTACAAGGTTGTACTCCAAATGATTGCTAATATTCATGATGACCATACGAGTGTAAAAGCTTTTAACCATTTGGGTGATATTATAGCTAATCAAAAATGGCTACCCTTTCAAATTTACGTTAAAGATGAGCGCATTTTCATTGTCAACAACTTGAGTAATCTACAAATCCCTGAAGGCTCTGAAATTCTGGCAATAGATGGTTATTTAAGCAATAAGATTTTATCTGAAACTTTGAAATATTTCTCTTCCGATGGTACCAGCGAATCTCCTACACTACATAAATTAGGAGTTTCTTACTTCCATCTGTTTGGTAAACTATATCCGCAGATTTTTGGAGAAAAATTGTCCTACAATCTTTCTTACCGGGATTATAAGTCTAACAAAATTTTAACCGCACAAGTGGAACCCGTCTCTGAACAAAACTACATGGCACTCAAAGGAAAACGTTATCCATTAACCATCCAATCGACAGATGCTTTTAATTTTACGCTTAATAAGCATGGAAATCATGCAATTCTCAAAATCGATCGATTTTTCAAAGACAGTTTTAATGAACCCAAAAATACCTTTCCTGATTATTATAAAAAATGTTTTAAAGAAATTTCTGCTAACAAAATTAAAGACTTAATCATCGACTTAAGAGATAATAGTGGTGGTAAGGCGGAAAATGCCGCTTATTTACTTCAATACTTTATTAATAAGCCCATAATTCCAGCTAAAGAAGTAACTACATTGGGGAATGATAACTACTTTTTGAAAGCAACCGGCGTTAAACTTGAATTAGATGAAGACTTTGGCCTGGCTAAGCGAATGGATGGAACTTTTAAGGTGACAAAATCCGATGTCGCACTAGAGAAATTTGATCCAATCAAAGAATATCATTTTAATGGAAGATTGGTGGTGCTGATTAATGGTGGAACAGTTTCCGCGGCTGGCACAGCCGCAGGACTTCTAAAAGAATATACGAATGCTATTTTGGTCGGAAGTGAAACCTCCGGATATGCAGGCATTAGTAATGGGGTTCAAAAAATATCAATATTAGGCGGCCATACTGAAACCGCCATAACAATACCGCTTTTACATGGCGTGTATGCAATAAACCCATCTATGCAAAAAAGAGGCGCTATTCCTGATTATCAGGTATCAAACTCTGTTGAGGACATACTTGGAAACAGGGATGCGGTTCTAGAATTTGTATTTAAAAACTTATTGCATATTAATGCTAAGTAA
- a CDS encoding endonuclease V — MILSFDTYYYENKAKTVCLAFENWKTMDDFSVYCEILEDIEEYIPGEFYRRELPCILSLLKKIRFEKIEMIVVDGFVFLDDNDKMGLGGHLYKQLEEKVPIIGVAKTNFASIVKNKRELKRGDSQNPLFITSIGLNIDKAVEYIASMAGDYRIPKLLKHLDSLTKQKNGEQNCS, encoded by the coding sequence ATGATTTTATCTTTTGATACCTATTACTACGAGAATAAAGCTAAAACAGTATGTCTGGCTTTTGAAAACTGGAAAACAATGGATGATTTCTCGGTCTATTGTGAAATCCTTGAAGATATTGAAGAATATATTCCTGGTGAATTTTACAGGCGGGAATTACCTTGCATTCTAAGTTTATTGAAAAAAATCAGGTTCGAAAAAATAGAGATGATTGTAGTTGACGGATTCGTATTTTTAGATGATAATGATAAAATGGGCTTAGGCGGTCATTTATACAAACAATTGGAAGAAAAGGTGCCAATAATAGGGGTTGCTAAAACTAATTTTGCCTCAATTGTAAAAAACAAACGAGAACTAAAGAGAGGAGATAGTCAAAATCCTCTTTTCATCACTTCAATTGGTCTTAATATTGATAAAGCAGTTGAATACATTGCTAGTATGGCTGGAGATTATCGAATTCCAAAATTACTGAAACACCTTGATTCACTTACTAAACAAAAAAACGGTGAACAAAATTGCAGCTAA
- a CDS encoding alpha-ketoglutarate-dependent dioxygenase AlkB — protein MSTPGFQKITLSFDINLYEKLITSVDFECVAKGRIGNHLVKIEEKGVPIVRTTTAYHIAAQNFSSIHDFIIEHINFAIKDSELNNLPPVDFNNALIEVYDFNYSKMNYHSDQGLDLDANSYIGLFSCYKNPEELSDNQLRKLIVKEKGSDEELEIPLTHNSLILFSVETNSKFLHKIILDRMFHQKTLQSDNKWLGITFRKSKTFIQFEDNLPYFANGQLLESASEEQKAEFFKLRGQENRLINFDYPELTYTLSIADRLMPINKI, from the coding sequence ATGAGTACTCCTGGATTTCAAAAAATCACTCTTTCATTCGATATAAATTTATATGAGAAATTAATTACTTCTGTTGATTTTGAATGCGTTGCCAAAGGAAGAATAGGTAACCATCTGGTTAAAATCGAAGAAAAGGGTGTTCCAATCGTTAGAACTACAACAGCATATCATATAGCCGCACAAAATTTTTCTAGTATTCACGATTTTATTATCGAACATATAAATTTTGCAATTAAAGATAGCGAATTGAATAACTTACCACCAGTTGATTTCAATAATGCTTTGATTGAAGTCTATGATTTTAATTATTCCAAAATGAATTATCATTCCGACCAAGGCCTGGATTTGGACGCTAATTCTTATATAGGGCTTTTTTCCTGTTATAAAAATCCAGAAGAATTGTCCGATAACCAGTTGAGAAAGTTAATAGTAAAAGAAAAAGGTAGTGATGAAGAACTTGAAATTCCATTAACACATAATTCATTGATTTTATTTTCTGTAGAAACGAACAGTAAGTTTCTTCATAAAATTATATTAGATCGTATGTTCCATCAAAAAACATTACAGTCAGATAATAAATGGTTGGGCATAACATTTAGAAAGTCAAAAACATTTATCCAATTTGAGGATAACTTGCCTTATTTTGCTAACGGTCAATTATTAGAGTCTGCTAGTGAAGAACAAAAAGCAGAATTCTTTAAGCTTCGGGGGCAGGAAAATCGCCTTATAAATTTCGATTATCCAGAACTGACATATACATTAAGTATAGCAGACAGATTGATGCCCATCAATAAAATTTGA
- a CDS encoding acyltransferase: MSDNLSAKPHYPILDGLRGIAAIIVVTFHLTEPLGTGHFDILVNHGYLAVDFFFLLSGFVIGYAYDDRWNKMTVGTFFKRRIERLQPMVVLGMTLGAIGFYFTDSTIWPLIHTIPLWKMLLVMLIGYTILPVPLSQDIRGWQEMHPLNSVGWSLFFEYIANILYAVGIRKFSKTALSILVLIAAIALAHLAITSPNGDVSGGWTLNVEQVHVGITRTMFPFFAGLLLSRIAKPTHIKHAFLWCSLMVAIVLYMPRIGGTEHLWMNGIYESICIILVFPFIVYLGASGVIHSQTESRICKFLGDISYPLYLVHYPLVYFYVAWISNNKGTSIVQAWPYALLILIGSIILAYITLKWYDEPVRKWLRKKLG; the protein is encoded by the coding sequence ATGTCTGATAACCTTTCTGCAAAACCACATTATCCAATACTAGATGGATTACGTGGTATAGCTGCCATTATCGTTGTAACCTTTCACCTCACTGAGCCACTAGGCACCGGACATTTCGATATCCTGGTTAACCATGGCTACCTGGCGGTCGATTTTTTCTTTCTTTTATCGGGTTTTGTAATCGGCTATGCTTACGACGATCGCTGGAATAAAATGACTGTGGGTACTTTCTTTAAACGCCGTATCGAACGGCTTCAACCCATGGTGGTATTAGGCATGACCCTCGGCGCAATCGGTTTCTATTTTACCGATTCAACCATCTGGCCACTCATCCACACCATTCCACTGTGGAAAATGCTACTGGTAATGCTCATTGGTTACACCATCCTGCCTGTTCCCCTATCGCAAGATATACGCGGCTGGCAAGAAATGCACCCGCTAAACAGTGTGGGCTGGTCGTTATTTTTCGAATACATTGCCAATATCCTGTACGCCGTCGGTATCAGAAAGTTTTCTAAAACGGCACTAAGCATTTTGGTATTAATTGCAGCCATAGCGCTGGCTCATTTGGCTATTACCAGTCCCAATGGCGATGTTAGCGGAGGCTGGACACTAAACGTAGAACAGGTTCATGTAGGCATAACGCGCACAATGTTTCCTTTCTTTGCGGGTTTACTACTCTCTCGAATAGCGAAACCCACGCACATTAAACATGCCTTTTTATGGTGTAGCCTAATGGTTGCCATCGTTTTATATATGCCACGCATAGGTGGTACCGAACACCTTTGGATGAACGGAATCTATGAATCCATATGTATTATCCTTGTTTTTCCGTTCATCGTTTACCTGGGGGCCAGTGGCGTAATACACAGCCAAACGGAAAGCCGGATATGCAAATTCCTGGGTGATATTTCCTACCCGCTTTACCTGGTGCATTATCCACTGGTGTATTTTTATGTCGCGTGGATTAGTAACAATAAAGGTACTTCCATTGTGCAGGCCTGGCCTTATGCTTTATTGATTTTAATCGGCAGCATTATTTTAGCTTACATCACTTTGAAATGGTATGATGAACCTGTTCGCAAATGGCTGAGGAAAAAACTGGGATAA
- a CDS encoding (2Fe-2S)-binding protein encodes MISLNVNDQIFDIDADPDMPLLWAIRDLVGLTGTKYGCGVAQCGACVVHLNGEAVRSCITKVSRAKGQKIRTIEGLSKNNDHPLQLAWNEVNVPQCGYCHSGQLMSAAVLLRENPNPSDADIDQAMAGNICRCGTYLRIRKAIHLAAELQKKGESKG; translated from the coding sequence ATGATTTCATTAAACGTTAATGATCAGATTTTCGACATTGATGCCGATCCTGACATGCCCTTACTTTGGGCCATCCGCGATTTGGTTGGCTTAACCGGTACCAAATATGGTTGTGGGGTAGCTCAATGCGGAGCCTGCGTGGTACACCTCAATGGCGAGGCAGTGAGATCGTGCATTACCAAAGTGAGCCGTGCCAAGGGCCAAAAAATCAGAACAATTGAAGGTTTATCTAAAAATAACGATCATCCTTTACAACTGGCCTGGAATGAGGTAAATGTTCCGCAGTGTGGCTATTGCCATTCAGGTCAGTTAATGTCGGCGGCGGTATTGTTGCGCGAGAACCCCAACCCTAGTGATGCTGATATTGATCAGGCCATGGCCGGTAATATTTGCAGGTGCGGCACTTACCTACGCATCCGCAAAGCGATACACCTGGCTGCCGAACTGCAAAAGAAAGGAGAAAGTAAGGGATGA
- a CDS encoding XdhC family protein, whose amino-acid sequence MNEITEILKAYHKASKANIRTALATVVKVEGSSYRRPGARMLVTETGQLTGAISGGCLEGDALRKALAAIHLQENRLVTYDTSDEDDAKLGVQLGCNGIVYILFEPLTADAKINPIAILNEVEGKREDAAIAVLFSLEGQQHAGTQLLLKANADFKNISGLINSSIEEDLQEVLLSKTSIFKAYSFDNQPVTAFLEFISTPIALVIAGAGNDAQPLAQMCHLLGWQVTVIDGRPAQASKDRFPTADCVLVAKASEVDVTKSDARTAFVLMTHNYNYDVELLGRLLATNTPYIGSLGPKKKLLKMLDELGLDTESNRLRVHGPVGLDIGAETAAEIAVSIVAEIKAFFSGAAKEPLKNKILPIHQHVGL is encoded by the coding sequence ATGAACGAAATTACTGAGATCCTGAAAGCCTACCATAAAGCCAGCAAAGCCAATATCAGGACAGCGCTGGCTACAGTAGTAAAGGTAGAGGGCTCCTCTTACCGCCGGCCCGGGGCCAGGATGCTGGTTACTGAAACCGGCCAGCTCACCGGAGCTATTAGTGGCGGATGCCTGGAAGGAGATGCACTCCGCAAGGCACTGGCAGCCATACACCTGCAGGAAAACCGACTGGTTACTTACGATACCAGCGATGAGGATGATGCAAAGCTTGGTGTACAACTGGGCTGCAACGGCATTGTATATATTCTTTTTGAACCCTTAACTGCAGATGCAAAGATCAACCCGATAGCGATACTTAACGAAGTGGAAGGAAAGCGCGAGGATGCGGCTATTGCGGTTCTATTTTCATTAGAGGGCCAGCAACATGCCGGTACGCAATTACTTTTAAAAGCGAATGCCGATTTCAAAAACATATCTGGCTTAATAAACAGCAGCATTGAAGAGGATCTTCAGGAAGTGTTGCTGAGCAAAACCTCAATATTTAAAGCTTACAGCTTCGATAATCAGCCCGTTACAGCTTTCCTCGAATTTATCAGTACCCCGATTGCGCTTGTTATTGCAGGTGCCGGTAACGATGCCCAACCACTTGCTCAAATGTGCCATTTACTGGGCTGGCAGGTTACCGTTATCGATGGCAGGCCTGCTCAGGCAAGCAAAGATCGTTTCCCAACAGCCGATTGTGTACTGGTTGCCAAAGCAAGCGAAGTTGATGTAACGAAAAGCGATGCACGCACGGCATTTGTACTAATGACGCACAATTACAATTATGATGTAGAACTGCTCGGCAGATTACTGGCCACCAATACACCATACATTGGTTCGCTGGGGCCTAAAAAGAAACTCCTGAAAATGCTTGATGAACTGGGCTTAGATACCGAATCAAACAGGCTCAGGGTACATGGCCCAGTTGGCCTTGATATCGGTGCCGAAACTGCAGCTGAAATTGCCGTTTCTATTGTTGCCGAAATCAAGGCCTTCTTTTCCGGCGCGGCGAAAGAACCATTGAAAAACAAAATCCTACCCATCCATCAACATGTTGGCTTATGA
- a CDS encoding NTP transferase domain-containing protein has translation MKTGIIMLAGGNSSRLGQAKQLLTFNGKQLIDIVTEAMLTSGFSPVLAVLGGHAGQLTAKLKIDFIINQQWEAGISTSIVAGLSAMLQSNPDLDGVILSVSDQPFISAAVFKTLFETQQISGKGIVASQYASTMGTPVLFTKKYFAPLLALSGNSGAKAIIVENPNDVATIAFEMGHIDIDTMADYTNLTQQHT, from the coding sequence ATGAAAACAGGAATCATTATGCTGGCAGGCGGAAATTCGAGCCGGTTGGGCCAAGCTAAACAGTTGCTTACCTTTAATGGAAAACAGCTGATTGATATTGTAACGGAAGCCATGCTTACCAGTGGTTTCTCGCCTGTACTGGCCGTATTGGGCGGGCACGCAGGGCAACTTACAGCAAAACTGAAAATAGATTTCATCATCAATCAGCAATGGGAAGCAGGAATATCAACCAGTATTGTAGCCGGGCTTAGTGCAATGTTGCAAAGTAATCCAGATTTGGATGGCGTAATCTTATCCGTTTCCGACCAGCCTTTTATCAGTGCGGCTGTATTTAAAACCCTTTTTGAAACGCAGCAAATAAGTGGAAAAGGAATTGTTGCCAGCCAATATGCCAGCACCATGGGTACACCGGTATTATTTACCAAAAAATATTTTGCGCCACTTTTAGCCTTAAGCGGCAACAGCGGTGCAAAGGCTATTATTGTCGAAAACCCAAATGATGTAGCTACAATAGCCTTCGAAATGGGCCATATAGATATAGACACAATGGCCGATTATACCAATTTAACTCAACAACACACCTGA
- a CDS encoding molybdopterin cofactor-binding domain-containing protein: MEEISRRHFIKSAGTAGFAIWLGLSAKGNPLMAMDIASANFSPYILIESSGLITIFNTKPEMGQGTLQSFPALIAEELEVSMDQIIIKQSNGEKVLGGGQSAGGSASIRTNYLPMRKVGAAAKEVLIIAASRIWGVDAAECYAENGTVIHKASKKTLPYGKLIEEASKIELPKNPKLKDPKDFKILGKATKRQDIPLKTNGKAGFGIDVKLPCMLYAVVERSQVFGATLKSYDATAVMKIAGIKKVGPIERIVGKYKYKGIAIIGNSYWTVSQARKKLKVVWENNGHETFNTVDYENHLRKLAAEPGVTGKNIGSVETVQISPENTFEAFYETPMVAHHTLEPMNCTAHVQGDKLEIWTSTQVASAMTGSGANDLPKQVGFAPENVKLNNQFIGGGFGRRLYFDYIVEAVNVAKLVDVPVKLIWSREDTTTQGPFRPMTFSKLSAGFSTDGKLSTFQHKVISPSYFESMQANFDRTKVDSIMMEGIAEQAYEIPNLKTTYVRADLHIPVAAWRSVTSSTLAFAHEGFIDELAYKAKKDPMDFRLEMLTKPSDTKKVLLKLKEVSNWEQKLPQGKGRGVAVWDFFAGLAGQVVEVTHHPDKTISIDKVIAVIDLGAVVNADNVKNQIEGAIIMALGAAIKPGITFKDGKTVEQNFYDNPLVRINEAPAVEVHILADGGKVKGVGEPGLPPFAPALANAIFAASGTRFRKMPFELKTVE; the protein is encoded by the coding sequence ATGGAAGAAATTTCGAGACGCCATTTCATTAAAAGTGCAGGTACTGCAGGCTTTGCAATTTGGTTAGGTTTATCGGCAAAAGGAAATCCATTAATGGCGATGGACATTGCTTCAGCTAATTTTAGTCCTTACATCCTGATCGAATCCAGCGGACTGATTACCATTTTCAATACCAAACCGGAAATGGGTCAGGGAACGCTGCAATCTTTTCCGGCATTAATTGCCGAAGAGCTCGAAGTTTCCATGGATCAGATCATTATCAAACAATCGAATGGCGAAAAAGTGCTTGGAGGTGGGCAAAGTGCCGGCGGAAGTGCATCAATCCGCACCAACTATCTGCCCATGCGTAAAGTAGGTGCGGCAGCCAAAGAAGTACTGATTATCGCTGCCAGCAGGATTTGGGGAGTTGATGCTGCTGAATGTTATGCCGAAAACGGAACAGTAATTCATAAAGCCAGTAAAAAAACACTTCCATACGGTAAACTGATTGAGGAAGCCTCGAAAATAGAATTACCTAAAAATCCTAAACTAAAAGATCCGAAAGATTTTAAAATTTTAGGAAAAGCAACCAAAAGGCAGGATATCCCACTTAAAACCAATGGAAAGGCTGGCTTTGGTATTGATGTAAAGCTACCGTGTATGTTGTATGCTGTGGTAGAAAGAAGTCAGGTTTTTGGGGCCACTTTAAAAAGTTACGATGCTACAGCGGTGATGAAAATTGCAGGTATTAAAAAAGTTGGACCGATAGAGCGTATTGTTGGAAAATACAAATATAAAGGCATAGCCATTATCGGGAACAGCTATTGGACGGTTAGCCAGGCGCGTAAAAAGTTGAAAGTAGTTTGGGAAAACAATGGCCACGAAACGTTTAACACCGTTGATTATGAAAACCATTTGCGCAAACTGGCTGCAGAACCTGGTGTAACGGGCAAAAATATCGGTTCGGTTGAAACGGTGCAGATTTCGCCCGAAAATACCTTCGAGGCTTTTTACGAAACCCCTATGGTGGCGCATCATACCTTGGAACCCATGAACTGTACAGCCCATGTGCAAGGCGATAAACTGGAAATATGGACATCGACCCAGGTAGCCAGTGCTATGACAGGAAGCGGTGCGAACGATTTACCCAAACAAGTGGGCTTTGCACCCGAAAACGTGAAGCTAAACAACCAGTTTATAGGTGGTGGCTTTGGGCGCAGATTGTATTTCGATTATATTGTTGAAGCTGTAAATGTGGCCAAACTGGTTGATGTACCGGTAAAGCTAATCTGGTCGAGAGAAGATACCACCACACAGGGACCATTTAGGCCAATGACTTTTTCGAAACTTTCGGCAGGCTTTTCTACCGATGGAAAACTGAGCACCTTTCAGCACAAGGTAATCAGCCCATCTTATTTTGAATCGATGCAGGCCAATTTCGACCGTACAAAAGTGGATAGCATTATGATGGAAGGGATTGCTGAGCAGGCTTACGAAATCCCCAATTTAAAAACTACTTACGTTAGGGCCGACCTACATATTCCCGTAGCTGCATGGCGTTCGGTTACCAGTTCTACGCTAGCTTTTGCACATGAGGGTTTTATTGATGAACTGGCCTATAAAGCCAAAAAAGACCCGATGGATTTTCGGCTGGAGATGCTCACTAAACCTTCCGATACTAAAAAAGTGCTGCTTAAACTAAAAGAAGTATCCAACTGGGAACAAAAACTACCTCAGGGTAAAGGTCGTGGTGTTGCCGTATGGGATTTTTTCGCCGGCCTCGCCGGACAGGTAGTCGAAGTAACCCATCACCCCGATAAAACCATTAGCATTGATAAGGTGATTGCCGTTATTGATCTCGGAGCGGTGGTGAACGCAGATAATGTTAAAAACCAGATAGAAGGAGCCATCATCATGGCGCTGGGTGCTGCAATTAAACCCGGTATTACCTTTAAAGATGGTAAAACGGTAGAACAAAACTTTTACGATAATCCGCTGGTGCGTATTAATGAAGCGCCTGCTGTTGAAGTGCATATACTGGCCGATGGCGGAAAAGTGAAAGGTGTTGGCGAACCGGGCTTACCTCCTTTTGCCCCTGCCCTTGCCAATGCCATTTTTGCTGCCAGCGGAACCCGGTTTAGAAAAATGCCTTTTGAGCTAAAAACAGTAGAATAA